The Synechococcales cyanobacterium T60_A2020_003 genome includes the window GGAAGCAGCAATCGAATACTTCCCCAGGTAAGCATTACGCTAAGCGTTCATTCTTCAGACTTTTGAACATATGAAATTGACTTAAATTTGCATAACTAAATTCTAAATCCTAGGAGTATCACAGTAAATTTTGAATTGCTTATGAATACCTAATAAAAACTTAATTATAAAATTCTAATTGCAAGCACATTTCTATCATAACCATAGTTAGGCTGACAGTAAATTGACTCAGCCGCCGCATAATAAGATGTCTTTATAGCTCATATTTATCAACTTTAATCAAAACCATTATCGGTACTTTAAAACTGAATTAAGGGCGATCGCATCCTAGATTTCGAGTAATTACCAATCGTCAATCTAAGCGATCACATGAACGTATCCAAAAAGAGAGATTTGTACAAGCCAGATACTCGCTAATTCTCGGAGCCTGAACTTAAATTACTCACTCAACATCTTCATTTCAGTTGTCCGGTTTGTCTCAACGAGCCTCGGAAATTAATAAGCTGACACGATGTGCAACTCTCATCCCAACCCTTATCCCCAAGAGGAAGCGCTTTCGGATCGTTCTGGTTCCCTCTCCCAAGGGGCTAGGGTAGGGGCAGTCTTTGCCAAGGGCTCGGTAAACGGCGCACATCACGTATATTTGAGTAATTTTGAAAAAGGTAAGCGATCGCCCATCAGTCCCTATCCCCCCGTCATGAGCACCATCATTGAGATTCGAGATAGGTTTGGCGAAGTCTTAAAGCGATATGCTAGTTCCGATGCAACCTTGGGACTTCGAGGTGCGGTCATGGAAGGGGCTGAATTAACAGGCGCACAGTTAGCAGGTATGGATATGGAAAGAATCGACCTCTACTGAGCCATTCTGTTCCAGGCCAACCTCGAAGGGGCAAATCTCAAGAATGCAAATCTTCAAGGCGCAGACTTAAAAGAAGCCAATTTAGTCAACGCAAATCTAGAGGGAGCTAACCTCAGACGCGATAACCTTGGCGGATCCACCCCTCTAGAGGGAGCCAATCTCACAGGCGCAATCCTCACGAATACCCATCTCGATGGCGCAACCTATAACGCCCAAACCATCTTCCCACCTGGCTTTGATCCCCGCAAAGCCAATATGATTCCAACCCGTCTCCCCTGTTCCCCAGTCCTGAGCTTCTTTCTACAAGGGTGCGATCGCGCCTCCACGATCCATTAAAATATGTAAAGAATTTAAGAAGAGCAGAGAACACAGATGCGGGTTGCGATCGTTGGGGCAGGCTTGGCCGGATTGGCGACAGCCGTGGAGCTAGTCGATGCAGGACACGAAGTCGAAATCTTTGAATCTCGTCCATTCGTGGGCGGCAAGGTGGGTAGTTGGGTCGATCCCGACGGCAACCATATTGAGATGGGGCTACATGTTTTCTTCGGCTGCTACTACAACCTGTTCGCGCTGATGGAAAAGGTCGGTGCGATCAATAACCTGCGGTTGAAAGACCACATCCACACCTTTGTCAATCGCGGCGGTGAATTGGGTTCCCTAGACTTTCGCTTCATCACAGGTGCTCCCTTCAACGGACTCAAAGCCTTCTTTACCACAAGCCAGTTGTCCCTCCGGGATAAGGCGCAAAATGCGATCGCCCTAGGCATTAGTCCCCTCGTGCGAGGACTGATCGATTTTGACGGAGCCATGAATAGCATTCGCGCACTAGACGATATTAGCTTTGCCGATTGGTTCCGCCAGCACGGTGGCTCAAACGGCAGCCTCAAGCGCATGTGGAACCCGATCGCCTACGCCCTCGGCTTTATTGACACCGAAAACATTTCCGCCCGGTGTATGCTCACCATCTTCCAGTTCTTTGCCGCCAAAACCGAAGCCTCTGTGCTGCGCATGCTGGAAGGGTCACCCCACGAATATCTCCATCAGCCCATCTTGGATTATCTGGAGAAAAAAGGCGCAAAGGTTCACACCCGGCGTGGCGTGCGGGAAGTCTTCTATGAAGGCGAAGGTGCGGATTTGAAAGTCACAGGTTTGGCGATCGCCAAAGGGGATGAGGTCGAAACCATCACTGCAGACACCTATGTTTGCGCCTGCGACGTTCCCGGCATTCAGCGACTCCTGCCCCAAGATTGGCGCAGCATCGACTTTTTCGACAAGATCTACAAACTAGAAGCTGTACCTGTGGCAACGGTGCAACTGCGCTTTGATGGCTGGGTTACCGAACTCCATAGCGACCAAGAACGCACGCAGCTTGACCACGCGGCAGGAATCGACAACCTGCTATACACCCCCGATGCAGACTTCTCCTGCTTCTCCGACCTCGCCCTTTCCAGCCCCGGCAGCTACTACCGCGAAGGCGAAGGCTCCCTGCTGCAACTGGTGCTGACGCCTGGTGATCCCTTTATTAAGGAAAGCAATGAGGCGATCGCCCAACACACCCTGAAGCAGGTTCGCGACCTGTTCCCCTCGGCGCGGGATCTCAACATGACCTGGTATAGCGTGGTTAAACTGGCACAGTCCCTTTACCGCGAAGGCCCTGGTATGGATCCCTACCGTCCCAGTCAGAAAACGCCGATTTCTAACTTCTTCTTAGCCGGAAGCTACACCCAGCAGGACTATATCGATAGTATGGAGGGGGCAACCATCTCTGGAAAGCAGGCTGCTGCCGCGATTCTTGAACCCACCGGATATAAGGTTCAAGGTGTAGGACTTTTTAAGTATTGATTCTTTTGTCGTTGAGACCACCCTATCCCAAAGCGCACTATGACGAACTGGCTTGAACATACGGTTCAGATCGAGGTAGAAACGCCAATTCAGGTGGTCTGGGATCTGTGGTCAGATCTGGAGCAGATGCCCCGCTGGATGAAGTGGATCGATTCGGTTCAAATTCTAGACGAGGATCCCGATTTATCCCGATGGAAACTGGCCTCTGGTGGATTTGAGTTCAGTTGGCTCTCTCGCATTGTCCGCCTGGTACACCATCAGATCATTCAATGGGAATCGGTCGATGGCTTACCAAATCGAGGTGCGATTCGCTTCTACGATCGCGGCGATCACAGCATCGTTAAGCTCACCGTCGCCTACGCGATTCCTGGTGCATTGGGAAAAATCATGGACAACTTGTTTTTAGGCCGCATTGTCGAATCCAACATCCAGGCTGATTTAGAGAAGTTTAGAACCTACGCTCTCAAATCGGTCGAACATTCCTCTGATCCCGCTTAACCCCCGATCCTCGATAAAGAAATGTAAACTAGAAGCGTCCGCGTCCCTGACATTCCTTCATGAGCCATCCTTCCTTTCAACCTCCGGTAGCCCTCAAAAACGGCTATTCCATGACGCTCTACACGGCATTAAAACTCAGTCGAGAATGGCATAAATTTAGCGCAGATCCAGAGCCGATCCATCACCCTCATATTTTTACTGGCGCAGGAGGGGTACCCATTTTTGGGCAGGTCTCCATTCCTGAAAATCCCAAGGGAACTATTGTCGGCACCTATGGCATTACCGGAAGCTTATCTGATCAATGGTTTTTAAACATCCTACGGCGGAAAGCCTTTGCCCAAGGGTATGCGGTCGTGCTGTTTGACTGGCGCGCCCACGGCAAAACTGCCGAGCTATCGCCGACCCTAACCTCCGATGGTTTATACGAGGGCGAAGATTTTGTCCGTATTGCCGCCGCCGCGAAGACGCTGGGATGTCCCGCCCCTTTCTGGTTTACAGGCTATTCCCTGGGTGGCCAGTTAGCGCTCTGGGGCGTAGAAGCGGCTCAAACCCTTAACGTCTGGGGAGCAGACCTCAATCTCAAATCATCAGAGTTAGGCGGTGGCGCTGTCGTTTGTCCCAGCGTAGACTCCAATCGATCGCTCAAATACCTCATGGACAATCATCTAGGGCGTCAGTTGGAGCAAGCTATCACTAGACAATTGAAAAAATTGGCATGGCAAATTTATAGTTGGCACCCAGATTCAATCGATCGTGCGGCTCTGGAACGGGTGGATAGCATTTGGGCGTTTGATCATGAACTGGTTATTAGCCGATTAAACTTTGCCTCCGTGGAAGACTACTACGACGCATCTAGTCCGCTCCATCGTCTTCCCCATCTGACTAAGCCTACTTTGATCCTGTACGCAGCCGACGATCCCATGTTTGATCCCAGCATTGTGCCTGATTTACAAACTATCAGTGCTGAAAATCGGGCAATTGACTTGAGACTCACAACCTATGGAGGACACGTCGGCTATTTCAGCAGTCAAACCTGCCAACAGCAATTTCAGGATCCCGATCCCTGGTGGGCATGGAACCGAGTCTTGGAATGGATCCACCAACAATCTCAAGTTGCTTCCTCGGCTCCTTCCGTTGTCGAGATCCAGTGAATCGTTAGACCCATGCCCAACATTCGCATTCCTTGCCCATCTAAGAGTGGACAACTGTAACATTCCGTTTCAGAATCAACATGTTTTCGGATCAAACTGTGATTCTGAATCCACAAAATTCTAAATTTCTTAATTTCATGCTTATAATCTGTACAGGATTCTTAGCCTTACTCAATAAGGTCTTCAATATTTCCCTACCTTAATTCAGTAAGAAGATTGAGTAGTCAATACAGCCGTTCAGTTATAGCGCACAATGCCTCGGATACTCGTTATTGATGATGATGCTGCAATTTCAGAACTCGTTGCAGTGAACCTGGAAATGGCTGGCTATGATGTCAGCCAAGCATCCGATGGTATAAAAGGTCAGGCACTTGCTCTTCAGCTTATGCCCGATCTGATTATGCTGGACTTGATGCTGCCAAAAGTCGATGGATTCACCGTCTGCCAGCGTCTACGCCGCGACGAACGGACAGCAGACATTCCCGTATTGATGCTGACAGCGCTGGGGCAAACCCAAGACAAAGTTGAAGGATTTAATGCTGGGGCTGATGATTATCTGACCAAACCCTTTGAAGTTGAAGAAATGCTGGCGCGGGTGCGGGCTCTCTTACGTCGAACCGATCGCATCCCTCAAGCCGCAAAACACGCAGAAATTTTGAACTATGGGCCCTTAACCCTGGTTCCAGAACGGTTAGAAGCCATTTGGTTTGATCGTGTGGTCAAACTTACGCACCTAGAGTTTGAATTGCTGCACTGTTTGCTCCAGCGGCACGGACAAACGGTGTCGCCCAGTGAAATCTTGAAAGAAGTATGGGGCTATGATCCCGATGACGATATTGAAACAATTCGCGTTCATGTCCGTCATCTTCGCACCAAGCTTGAGCCTGACCCTCGGCATCCTCGGTACATTAAAACGGTCTATGGCGCAGGGTATTGTCTAGAGCTACCACCCGGTGTAGTGCAAGCGACGGGTACGGAGTCATAACGCCTTCCTAACTAGAGATGTTTGATCCATAATTGATGGCTGCTCTAGCAATAGCGCGAAATATCTTCTCCACATTCATCGGCTAGATAGCACAACGCTCGAAATCGTAGCCCAACAATCTCTTCGTAAAGAGGATTGAGTTTGCACATGGGTGGGATATGGAAGATCACACGTCCGAACACGGCAACATCCCGCTCAAACGGACACTGAGCCGGAACGAGTTGACATACTTGATGGGCAAATTGCGGATTAGAAAACTGAATACCGTTCAACCAACTCCGCAAGGGTTTGAGGAGATCAATAGGCGTGAAAAGGACTGCAAACCGAGAAGGTTTACGGTGAGACGTAGCAATGCTGCTGGAATTCAAGTTTTCTGGAGTTGTCCAGCCCCAGCTAATTATGGGTTTCGACGGTGAGATCGGTTCAACATTATTCATCGTGCGCTCCTCACTAAAGTCAGGTTCAGGGCAGTGGTACCGATGATCGTTACGGGTCTTCATAGAGCTACAGTGGATTTGAAGCGAATTCCATTCCATGTCATCGAATGGTGAGTTGTTTCAGGCGATCGCCATCAATGGGATCTACGAGTTTTACTTCTATTGTTATGAATCATTACGGTTCTATGATTCCCCCATCCGGGGCATTTAGGCTGCGTATTCTTACTAAACTTTTTTAGGGAGTCCTCATCTTGTCCGCAAGCCTACGAGGGTAAGGAGGCACCATCATCTCCAAGCAAGAACGCGCGATCGCCCATTAAAAAGGCCGCCAATCCTACAATTCGGATCAACGGCCAATGTGGTTAGCGTGTTTCAAGGCAACTCACGCTGGGCGATCGCCTAAAGCAGGTGATCTAGGACGCAACTTTTTCTGCCGTGCGCTGCCGACGCGATGACGTTTTGACCGGAGGCTCAATCGGCGATTGCAGCAGTACGACCACTAGGGGATTACTCTTTAACTCTCGCCGCAACAGCCGACGTATCTCCATTTCGATTTGGGCTTGAAGCTTCGTCCAATCAACGTCTAGCTCATCGGGACTAAAGCTGTGAGTAACGTCCTTCCAGCGATCGCTCAAAACCGATTCAATCGTCTCAAAAACCATCGTTTCCATCCGGGCAGGTTCAATGGTAGTCGCCACACCCCGCAGATTCAACTCTGGGCGAGCCATCATCTTGCCATCCCAATTCACAGCAAGAGCAACCGTCACGATACCGTCCTCTGCAATATGCTGACGTTCTTTCAGCACATTCTTCTGCACCATTCCCACCCGCGAGGAATCGACTAGCTCAATACCCGATGGCACTTTTCCGGCAATCTGAATCGACTCTTGGGTGATCTCAACGATATCGCCGTTGTCCACAATCACCATATTTTCAGCCGGAATTCCCATGCTCTGAGCCGTTTGGGAGTGTTTCACCAACATCCGGTGTTCGCCATGTACAGGCACAAAGAACTTCGGCTTGGTCAGCGCCAACATTAGCTTTTGATCCTCTTGGGACGCGTGACCCGAAACATGAATGCCTTCGCCGCGCCCGTAGACAACTTTCGCACCGAGCATCATCAGCTTGTCAATCGTGTTGACCACTGCGATGGTGTTCCCTGGAATCGGGTTTGCCGAGAAGACCACGGTATCGCCTTCACGGATCTTCACTTGGCGGTGCTCTTGATTCGCAATCCGGGTCATCGCTGCCATCGGCTCTCCTTGCGATCCGGTCGTTAAAATCAAGACGCCTTCATCAGGGAGTTTATTCGCCGCGTTCAAGGGCACAAACAAATCGTCCCGACACTTGATATAGCCAAGGTTGCGAGCATGGGCAATCACGTTCAGCATAGAACGCCCCAGCACCGATACCACCCGATTATGCTTTTCCGCCAGTTCCAGAATCATGTTGATCCGGTGGACGGACGACGCAAAGGTCGTGACAATCAATCGTCCCTGCGCTTTTCCGAAGACTCGATCCAGATTCGGGAAGACCGATCGCTCGGATGGCGTAAAACCAGGAATTTCTGAGTTTGTCGAGTCACTGAGTAAGCACAGCACTCCTTTCTCGCCATACTCTGCTAATTTCTGAAAATCAAAGAACTCCCCATCGACTGGGGTATGGTCTACCTTGAAATCGCCTGAGTGGATGACGACACCCAAGGGGGTATGGATCGCCAAGGTGAAACTGTCGGCAATCGAGTGGGTGTTGCGAATGTACTCGACAAAGAAAGATTTCCCAACTCGCACAATATCGCGCGGGCGAACCGTTCTTAGCTCTGTGCGATCGCTCACGCCCGCTTCTTCGAGCTTATCCTCCAGCAACGCCATCGCGAGACGAGGGCCGTAGATCACGGGGATATCAAATTGCTTGAGGTGAAAGGCGATCCCCCCAATGTGGTCTTCATGGCCGTGGGTGACCACCATTCCCTTAATCTTGTGGCTGTTTTCGCGCAGATAGGTAATGTCAGGCAAAACCAAGTTCACGCCATGCATTCCGTCCGTTGGGAAGGCCAAGCCTGCGTCGAGAAGCAAAATCTCGTCGTTAATTTCAAACACGCAAGTGTTTTTGCCAATTTCGTGGAGTCCGCCGAGCGGAATAATTTTCAATGCTGATGTTGTTTCAGTTCGACTCATAAGTAACCGTGTATCCGTAATAAAGTGTCAGTAGACGTTGAGAAATCTGATGATGAAATAAACGTCTTCAGTTCTGTCGTAAAAGCTAGATTCAACCCGGAGACCAAAATCGAGCGATCGCTCCGAATTCAGCCCTAATCAAGCTTCAGTATGGTGGAGATATACCCCCCTATTCAGTTGTCAAACACCTTGAGGCAGCAATCCTAACGTTGCCATAACAGATTGCACCTGCTGCACGACGTCTGAGGGTGCATCAGAAAGAGGTAAGCGAGTCCGCCCCACTGTCCAACCTTGGAGCGCCATTGCCGCTTTTACAGGAATCGGATTGGTTGTGACAAACAAAACTTTAAACAGCGGCAGCAACTGTAAATGGATAGAAAGTGCCATGTCGGGATCCCCCGTTTGAAAGGCGCGAATCATGTCCTGAATTAAATCGCCCACCAGATGACTAGCTACACTAATCACCCCGCAGGCTCCGACCGCAAGCATGGGAAGCGTTAACGAATCATCCCCTGAGTAAATCTTGAATTCAGCAGGCGTCAATGCACGAATCTGACTAACCTGATCCAAACTGCCGCTTGCTTCCTTAACCGCCACTACATTTTCAAGTTCAGCTAAGCGAGCAATAGTTTCAGGAGCAAGATTCTGCCCCGTACGCCCCGGAATGTTGTACAGCACCATGGGCATCTCTGGAACAGACTCGGCGATCGCCCGAAAATGTTGGTATAGCCCCTCCTGAGGCGGTTTATTATAATAGGGAACAACCTGAAGTGTCCCATCTAAACCGAGCCGACTGGCCTTTTCGGTGGCTTCAACGGCTTCTCGTGTCGAATTCGAGCCAGTGCCCGCTACAACTTTCGCTTTTCCAGTCACCGCCTTCTGAATGACGCGAAATAGTTCGTATTCTTCATCCCAGGTCAACGTCGGCGACTCTCCCGTTGTACCGCATACGACTAGCGTGTCACTACCGTGATTTGCCAAATGGATCGCGAGTTTTTCTGCGGTGGCGTAATCCACTTGACCTTCAGGGGTAAAGGGCGTGATCATCGCCGTCATCACTCGTCCAAAATCTACCACACTCTACTCCTCAAGCGTTGCATCGTCGTCTGTGGCATACCCTAATGAGTAGCGATCGCTTCACGAGTCTGAGCTTGGGGCAGCCAGTTATTGCTGATCAATAGTTCTGCAATTTGAACTGCGTTCAGTGCCGCACCCTTCCGGATTTGGTCACCACTAATCCAAAGCTCTAACGCGGATTCATTAGACAAATCCTGACGAATGCGCCCAACTAAAACGTCATCCTGACCACTAGCATCCATAGGCATAGGGAAATAGTTCTGAGTCCAGTCTTCCACTAATTTCACGCCCGGTGCATGGCTCAGCGCAGCACGCGCAGCTTCTACAGAAATAGGACGCTCAAACTCCAGATTAAGCGCTTCTGAATGCGCCCGCAATACGGGAACCCGAATACAGGTTGCTGTAACACGAAGATCGGGAACGCCCAAGATCTTGCGCGTTTCGTTGATCATTTTCATCTCTTCCTGGCAATACCCCTGCTCATTCAGCGGCGAATTGTGGGGGAACAGATTAAACGCTAGGGGATAGGGGAAGGCTTCCGTAGAAGGGGTTTGCCCATTGAGAATCGCTTGCGCTTGGGCTTTAACTTCCTCCATCGCCTTTGCGCCTGCACCGCTCGCCGACTGGTAGGTAGCGGCCACAATCCGCCGGAGCGGCTGAATCTTATGCAACGGATACACCGCGATCGCCATCAGGATCGTAGTGCAGTTTGGATTCGCAATAATTCCCGCGTGACTTCTCGCATCATCAGGATTGACCTCTGGCACAATCAGCGGAATGTTTGGATCCATGCGAAATGCACTGGAATTATCGATTACCACTGCGCCTGCCTCTACGGCCTTGTGTGCCCATGCTTTCGAGATACTAGCCCCCGCCGACGCCAGCACAATATCAATTTGATCAAAGGCGCGATCGTCCACCGCCTCCACCCGAATATCTTCCCCTCGATACGCCAACGTCCGCCCGGCAGAACGGGGCGATGCCAGCAGACGGAGTTCTGAAACAGGAAAGTTCCGAGTTTCTAGTAGGCTCAGCAACTCTACACCTACGGCTCCAGTTGCGCCTAAAATTGCGACTCGATAGGATTGCGGCAAATTCACATCCTCCAAATTAAGACTCTATGTTGTTGAGATGATATTGAAAACTTTTGTAAATAGACCGAACAGGGGTAAAGTGTTGAACATTTTTAATTATTAACCCTAGCAGTAGCATCGGCTCTGCTGCAATCTACGAAGACTACATGATTCGTGCGGCCCACCTAGAGCCAACTGCTAAGCTTTGTCTCTATCTAGAGACACAAAAGTTATGCCTGCGTAATTTTTATATTCGTTTCAGCTCTGCTGAGACCACACTGTATTTACGGATGTATCTTTATCCTATCTCCTTTTCACCATCTACATAATCTGTGCACAATCAAAGATTCGATTCAATTGTAAAGAAGCTTGTTCCCAAATCCTGTGTCCGCCCACTACGACCTCGCTTTTCCCTCAAGCCGACTAATGCTCACTCACTTCTACATTATTTATAGACTTTTATAAGAAGAGAGGCCAAACGACTTCAATCACCCATCCTGCCAAGTTAGCCAATTTATCACGGCAATCAGTTGTCAGAGACGAGCACCTCGCACTCCATCAGGGCGTCAAATCAAGGCGTCAATGTCACTAAAAAAACACTAAATCACTCCCTTAGTTCTGGTGACTAGGAACCATAATCGGCTAACATAGCATACTGCAGAGTGAAACAAGACACCTCCGTAACGCGATCGCCAGCAACGGGAAAATGCTTGTGCATCGAGGAAAGCAGCGACTGTTTAATCTGCATGACATCTAATGTACCCTAAAAGTTCACGGCGCTACTAATGAAAGTTACCCAGGAAAAGCTTCCCGCTAGTCAAATCGGCCTTGAAATTGAAATACCGCCAGAGGTTGCCCAGCAAGCGTATGACAAGGTTCTCCAAACCTTCATGCGCTCTGCCAATATTCCTGGGTTTCGTAAGGGTAAGGTTCCCAAGCAAGTTCTCATCCAACGCTTTGGATCCAGCCAAATTAAGGCTGCCGCTGTCGAAGAGCTTGTACAGGACAGTTTTCGGCAAGCTATTGAACAAGAAAAAATTGAGGCGATCGGCAATTTTCAACTTCGCTCCTCGTTCGACGATTTGATCCAGCAATTTCAGCCTGGATCGCCCCTCACGTTCTCGGCAGCGGTTGATGTTCCTCCTAAAGTGATCCTTAAGCAATACAAAGGATTAAGCGTCAAGGCGGAGGAAGTGACGTACGACGAAAAGCGCGTTGACTCCGTTCTTGAAGGCTACCAAAATCGGATGGCGACCTTAGTACCTGTTGAAGATCGAGCGGCCCAGGAGGGGGATATTGCCGTTGTTGACTTTATAGGTCGTTTGAAACCTGCAGAGGGCAGTGACGAAGAGCCAGAGGAATTTTCAGGGGGCAACGCAACCGACTTTCAGGTTGAGCTTACAGAGGGACGTTTCATCCCTGGCTTTATTGAAGGCATCGTCGGGATGAAAATCGACGAAACAAAAGATGTAGAAACCGCGTTCCCAGATGACTATTCCCAGGAGGATTTAGCCGGAAAAGCCGTCGTTTTCACAGTCACCCTTAAAGAAATTAAAGAGCGAGAGCTCCCTGACCTAGATGACGACTTTGCCCAAGACGTTAGCGAGTTTGAGACGATCGCAGAGTTTCGCCAGTCCTTGGAAGAGCGTTACCAGAAAGAGGCAGAAGATGCTACCAGTGCCAACAAGGAAAAAGCATTGCTAGACGAGTTAGCTAAGCACATCGAAGTTGAGGTTCCTGAAACGATGATTCAGCAAGAGGTTGACCAAATGCTGACCCAAACGGCCATGAGCTTAGCTAATCAGGGTATCGATATTAAAAAATTGTTTACCCGTGAAATTGTTCAACGCTTGCGTGAGCAGTCTCGACCCGATGCGATCGCCCAAATCCAGCGATCGCTCGCCGTGGCCGAAGTGGCAAAGCAAGAATCCATCACCGTAGCAGATGATGAACTCAACGCCAAGATGCAGGAGGTGATTGAGGACAGTCAGCAAGATCCAGAATCTATTGATATGGCTCGACTCAAGTCCCTAGTGGAGGAAGAGCTGATCCGGGAAAAAGTGGTCGCCTTCTTAGAGGAAAATGGCACGGTTGAGCTAGTCCCGCAAGGATCTCTGACTGAACCTGAAGAAGAATCCGAAGCCAATACTACAGCCGTTGAGGTTGAGGAGGTAGCCGAGTCTGCTAGTGATGCGGTGGTTGAGATAGACGCAGCGGAAGCCGACATGTCGGCCACTGCTGAGGTAGCATCAGAGGCTGAAGAGCAACCGAAAGCAACCTCCAAGAGTACGGCGAAGAAGACGAAAAGTAAGCCTAAATCGTCTAAAGAGTAAAGTCTAGGGTGAGGAAAGTTTGGAGATCGTCATCCTCTCAAACTTTCCTTGGCGCAAATATAAATTTTTTGTTGCGTTCGCCTTAAAAAATGGAGGGATTCTGTAGGGTAAAAGACTAAGGCATCTCTCCCTGTAACCATTTTCTACAGATCTCAAACACCCTGTTAGGATTCAGTCAGTTCCAAAAGACTTAGGGCATAATAAATTGAAGATAGGGCATTTCCCATCAAGGTTCGTACACTGAACTTGGGACGCTGTAGTAACTAGCGTATTGCTAGCCTCTATGCGCTCTAGCTGCATTTGTAGATTTACTTATTCGCGGAACGGCTCCAGCTTGTTATGGTTTTCTCGCAGTCCGATTTCAACATGAACGCAGCATTTCCTCGACTTAACATTTCTTCCACCTCGCATTTTGCGCCCCAAAGCGTCATTCCGATGGTGGTTGAGCAATCCGGACGAGGGGAACGCGCTTTTGATATCTATTCTCGACTGCTTCGGGAGCGCATTGTTTTTCTGGGAACCCCGGTAGATGATATGGTTGCTGACTCGATCGTGGCTCAGCTCCTCTTCCTTGATGCTGAAGAACCCGAAAAAGATATCCAGCTCTATATCAACTCTCCTGGTGGATCCGTCACTGCGGGTATGGCAATTTATGACACGATGCAACAGGTTCGACCTGATGTTGTTACCATTTGCTATGGTCTTGCTGCTAGCATGGGAGCGTTCTTGCTATCCGGGGGCGCGAAGGGTAAGCGACTTTCATTGCCAAACTCGCGCATCATGATTCACCAACCGCTGGGAGGTGCGCAAGGGCAAGCTGTGGATATTGAAATTCAGGCCAAGGAAATTTTGTACCACAAGCGTAAGCTCAACGAACTGCTTGCACAGCACACAGGTCAGCCCTACGAAAAAATTGAGGCGGATACAGAGCGAGATTTCTTTATGTCCGCAGCAGAAGCCAAAGATTATGGGCTGATTGATCAAGTAGTTTCACGTCAAGATTTGGTTAATCCAGTCGATTCTGTTGCTCCGGTGAACTAAGAGGCGCTTATGTCTAAGTACGACTCTCATCTCAAATGCTCATTCTGTGGAAAATCCCAGGAGCAAGTTCGCAAACTGATTGCTGGTCCAGGAGTTTATATTTGTGATGAGTGT containing:
- a CDS encoding pentapeptide repeat-containing protein, with protein sequence MLFQANLEGANLKNANLQGADLKEANLVNANLEGANLRRDNLGGSTPLEGANLTGAILTNTHLDGATYNAQTIFPPGFDPRKANMIPTRLPCSPVLSFFLQGCDRASTIH
- the zds gene encoding 9,9'-di-cis-zeta-carotene desaturase, coding for MRVAIVGAGLAGLATAVELVDAGHEVEIFESRPFVGGKVGSWVDPDGNHIEMGLHVFFGCYYNLFALMEKVGAINNLRLKDHIHTFVNRGGELGSLDFRFITGAPFNGLKAFFTTSQLSLRDKAQNAIALGISPLVRGLIDFDGAMNSIRALDDISFADWFRQHGGSNGSLKRMWNPIAYALGFIDTENISARCMLTIFQFFAAKTEASVLRMLEGSPHEYLHQPILDYLEKKGAKVHTRRGVREVFYEGEGADLKVTGLAIAKGDEVETITADTYVCACDVPGIQRLLPQDWRSIDFFDKIYKLEAVPVATVQLRFDGWVTELHSDQERTQLDHAAGIDNLLYTPDADFSCFSDLALSSPGSYYREGEGSLLQLVLTPGDPFIKESNEAIAQHTLKQVRDLFPSARDLNMTWYSVVKLAQSLYREGPGMDPYRPSQKTPISNFFLAGSYTQQDYIDSMEGATISGKQAAAAILEPTGYKVQGVGLFKY
- a CDS encoding SRPBCC family protein gives rise to the protein MTNWLEHTVQIEVETPIQVVWDLWSDLEQMPRWMKWIDSVQILDEDPDLSRWKLASGGFEFSWLSRIVRLVHHQIIQWESVDGLPNRGAIRFYDRGDHSIVKLTVAYAIPGALGKIMDNLFLGRIVESNIQADLEKFRTYALKSVEHSSDPA
- a CDS encoding alpha/beta fold hydrolase, translated to MSHPSFQPPVALKNGYSMTLYTALKLSREWHKFSADPEPIHHPHIFTGAGGVPIFGQVSIPENPKGTIVGTYGITGSLSDQWFLNILRRKAFAQGYAVVLFDWRAHGKTAELSPTLTSDGLYEGEDFVRIAAAAKTLGCPAPFWFTGYSLGGQLALWGVEAAQTLNVWGADLNLKSSELGGGAVVCPSVDSNRSLKYLMDNHLGRQLEQAITRQLKKLAWQIYSWHPDSIDRAALERVDSIWAFDHELVISRLNFASVEDYYDASSPLHRLPHLTKPTLILYAADDPMFDPSIVPDLQTISAENRAIDLRLTTYGGHVGYFSSQTCQQQFQDPDPWWAWNRVLEWIHQQSQVASSAPSVVEIQ
- a CDS encoding response regulator transcription factor, giving the protein MPRILVIDDDAAISELVAVNLEMAGYDVSQASDGIKGQALALQLMPDLIMLDLMLPKVDGFTVCQRLRRDERTADIPVLMLTALGQTQDKVEGFNAGADDYLTKPFEVEEMLARVRALLRRTDRIPQAAKHAEILNYGPLTLVPERLEAIWFDRVVKLTHLEFELLHCLLQRHGQTVSPSEILKEVWGYDPDDDIETIRVHVRHLRTKLEPDPRHPRYIKTVYGAGYCLELPPGVVQATGTES
- a CDS encoding Mo-dependent nitrogenase C-terminal domain-containing protein; amino-acid sequence: MNNVEPISPSKPIISWGWTTPENLNSSSIATSHRKPSRFAVLFTPIDLLKPLRSWLNGIQFSNPQFAHQVCQLVPAQCPFERDVAVFGRVIFHIPPMCKLNPLYEEIVGLRFRALCYLADECGEDISRYC
- a CDS encoding ribonuclease J, translated to MSRTETTSALKIIPLGGLHEIGKNTCVFEINDEILLLDAGLAFPTDGMHGVNLVLPDITYLRENSHKIKGMVVTHGHEDHIGGIAFHLKQFDIPVIYGPRLAMALLEDKLEEAGVSDRTELRTVRPRDIVRVGKSFFVEYIRNTHSIADSFTLAIHTPLGVVIHSGDFKVDHTPVDGEFFDFQKLAEYGEKGVLCLLSDSTNSEIPGFTPSERSVFPNLDRVFGKAQGRLIVTTFASSVHRINMILELAEKHNRVVSVLGRSMLNVIAHARNLGYIKCRDDLFVPLNAANKLPDEGVLILTTGSQGEPMAAMTRIANQEHRQVKIREGDTVVFSANPIPGNTIAVVNTIDKLMMLGAKVVYGRGEGIHVSGHASQEDQKLMLALTKPKFFVPVHGEHRMLVKHSQTAQSMGIPAENMVIVDNGDIVEITQESIQIAGKVPSGIELVDSSRVGMVQKNVLKERQHIAEDGIVTVALAVNWDGKMMARPELNLRGVATTIEPARMETMVFETIESVLSDRWKDVTHSFSPDELDVDWTKLQAQIEMEIRRLLRRELKSNPLVVVLLQSPIEPPVKTSSRRQRTAEKVAS